From the Planctomycetia bacterium genome, the window GCTCGTGGGCGAAGCCGGCGGCGAGCTGGCCGAGCAGCCGCTGCCGTTCGCCGGCGACGAGCGTGTCGCGGAGCGACCCCAGCGACGTGCTCATCCGGTTGACGCCATCGACGAGGCGGCCGAGTTCATCGACCGGCGGCGCGGCGGTCGGCGCGCCTGCGTCCTCGAGACGGCGGCCGAAGTCACCGGCGGCGATCCGACCGACGTGTCGCTCGACCGCGCCGATACGGCGGGCGAGCCGGCCCGTCGTCCGCAGGCCGATCGGCACGAGCACGGCGAGCGTCGCGGCGGCGACGGCGAGGACGGGCCAGGCCGCGTCGAACGCCGTCCGCGCCAGCGAGGCCAACGGCGTGAGCACGAGGACGCTCTCCGGCCGCACGCCGCTGGCCCGCACCAGGCCGATCCGGTAGCGGCGGCCGTCGATGACCGCGCTTGCGCCGACCGTGTCGGCCAGGTCGGCGGCGCGACGGTCGTCGATCGTGCCGGCGGGGAGCGTGGAGGCGTCGGCCGTCCGGGCCGCCGGATTCCAGACGACGAAGTGGCTGCCGGTCAGACGCTGGAGCGTGTCGAGCACCTGCGGCGAGAGCGCGATCCGTGCGGCCTCGAGCGCCGCCGCGACCTGTTCCTGGCCGGCGCGGGCGGCCGCGAGGCTGCGTTGCGTCGCCAGCCAGGCAGAGAAGCCGACGTTGGCGAGCACCGCCGCGAGCACGAGGCCGGCGACCGGCAGGACGAGCTGGCGCGACAGCGACGAGACCGTGCCGGTCATCTGGCGGTGATCCGCGGGGAAACGACGAGGGCCTGCCATGGCCGCTCCGCTCCCCACGATCG encodes:
- the ntrB gene encoding ATPase — translated: MTGTVSSLSRQLVLPVAGLVLAAVLANVGFSAWLATQRSLAAARAGQEQVAAALEAARIALSPQVLDTLQRLTGSHFVVWNPAARTADASTLPAGTIDDRRAADLADTVGASAVIDGRRYRIGLVRASGVRPESVLVLTPLASLARTAFDAAWPVLAVAAATLAVLVPIGLRTTGRLARRIGAVERHVGRIAAGDFGRRLEDAGAPTAAPPVDELGRLVDGVNRMSTSLGSLRDTLVAGERQRLLGQLAAGFAHELRNAITGARLAIELHRRRCPGSAAPAADDSLGVAVRQLDIVAEEVRGLLALGRPAAEADQPSAIVVADLFAEILDLTGPRSDHAGVHLDTAPTAVTLHGRHDSLRAALVNLVLNAIDAAGAGGKVSLAARATDRRVDLVVEDTGPGPPEAVRTALMEPFVTGKPEGIGLGLAVAKAVAEAHGGTLSWSRADGCTRFAISLPEQTLAASAGGGHLPGNTRS